In a genomic window of Nitrospiraceae bacterium:
- a CDS encoding fibronectin type III domain-containing protein has translation MSTLKQYLLCTGLVITVALAAIPDALALQASPTTLSFQAVQGGKILPSQIVNVLKNSNNMVIWSSRDNAAWITVSPTMGMIARSAQVSVSVNPAGLSVGTYTAIVTITAANGGRISVPVTLTVTAGSSSQPSGHSTATLTWNPDASTNLAGYKVYLGTSSGVYSSSVSVGNVTSYTVSNLGVGNTYYFAVTAYNSSGVESGFSNEVSKSIY, from the coding sequence ATGAGTACGTTGAAACAATATTTGTTGTGCACCGGACTCGTTATCACGGTTGCCCTGGCCGCAATTCCCGACGCATTGGCGTTGCAAGCCAGTCCGACAACGTTGAGTTTCCAAGCCGTGCAGGGTGGGAAAATTCTCCCAAGCCAAATTGTGAACGTTCTTAAAAATTCGAATAATATGGTTATCTGGAGCAGCAGGGACAACGCCGCGTGGATAACCGTCTCCCCGACGATGGGAATGATCGCGCGCTCAGCTCAAGTCTCGGTGAGTGTCAATCCTGCGGGCTTGTCCGTGGGCACCTATACGGCAATTGTGACGATCACCGCGGCCAACGGAGGGCGTATCTCAGTTCCTGTAACGTTGACGGTGACGGCTGGGTCCTCCAGCCAGCCAAGCGGTCACAGCACAGCAACGCTCACCTGGAATCCCGATGCCTCTACCAATCTGGCTGGTTACAAGGTGTATCTTGGCACTAGCTCAGGAGTCTATAGCTCTTCCGTGAGCGTCGGCAACGTGACGTCCTATACGGTCTCTAATCTTGGAGTCGGAAACACCTACTACTTCGCGGTGACGGCTTACAATAGTAGCGGTGTGGAGAGTGGTTTCTCGAACGAAGTGAGCAAGAGCATCTATTGA
- a CDS encoding DUF523 and DUF1722 domain-containing protein produces MDLSIENAHRRPLPIRIGVSRCLLGEAVRYDGGHQRDRFLTEVVGRHVEWVPICPEVEAGLGTPREAMRLVGDTQQPRLVTIKSEQDMTKPLKMFTEHKLEVLEAADLSGYIFKKDSPSCGIERVRVFNRRGMPNRTGVGLFAGAFMKRFPLIPVEEEGRLCDPALRDNFIERVFCYHRWQMLARGPLKRKAVVEFHTAHKYLLLAHSRQHYELLGRLVAQAGRYCPEELIERYGAAFMDSLAVKATSRKHVNVLLHIVGHMKERLATNERAELDDVIDDYHRGLVPLVVPITLIKHYVARYRIDYVRNQVYLNPHPKELQLRNYL; encoded by the coding sequence ATGGACTTATCAATCGAGAACGCTCATCGCAGACCGCTCCCGATCCGTATCGGTGTGAGCCGTTGTCTCTTGGGCGAAGCAGTCCGCTACGACGGTGGGCACCAGCGAGACCGGTTCCTGACCGAGGTGGTTGGGCGCCATGTCGAGTGGGTGCCGATCTGCCCGGAGGTCGAGGCAGGCCTCGGTACGCCTCGCGAAGCCATGCGCTTGGTTGGTGACACGCAGCAACCCCGGCTCGTGACGATCAAATCTGAGCAGGACATGACGAAACCGTTGAAGATGTTTACCGAGCACAAGCTGGAGGTCCTCGAAGCCGCCGACCTCTCGGGTTATATTTTCAAAAAGGATTCGCCGAGCTGCGGAATTGAACGGGTACGAGTCTTTAATCGACGCGGCATGCCGAACAGGACCGGCGTTGGTCTGTTTGCGGGAGCCTTCATGAAGCGATTCCCATTAATCCCGGTCGAGGAGGAAGGTCGCCTGTGCGACCCCGCCTTGCGCGATAACTTTATCGAGCGGGTATTTTGTTATCACCGCTGGCAGATGCTCGCACGGGGACCTCTGAAGCGCAAAGCGGTCGTCGAGTTTCACACGGCACACAAGTATTTATTGCTTGCTCACAGCCGCCAGCACTACGAATTGCTTGGCCGATTGGTCGCCCAAGCGGGTCGCTACTGCCCAGAGGAATTGATCGAGCGTTATGGAGCCGCATTCATGGATTCCCTGGCGGTGAAGGCGACATCTCGGAAGCATGTCAACGTCCTCCTTCACATTGTTGGACACATGAAAGAGCGACTGGCCACGAACGAACGAGCCGAACTGGACGACGTGATCGACGATTACCATCGCGGCCTCGTGCCGTTGGTGGTACCTATCACACTGATCAAACATTACGTCGCTCGATACCGAATCGACTATGTTCGGAATCAGGTGTATCTCAATCCGCATCCGAAGGAACTGCAGCTGCGCAATTACCTATGA
- a CDS encoding CbiX/SirB N-terminal domain-containing protein, translating into MGTVTRGVILVGHGGVPKDCPQELVTRLKRLEAQRRAAKTPPTREERDLDMKIRRWPRTPATDPYQPGLEAVAAQLRTQLDGVLFAVAYNEFCAPTLEESVEDLIKKGATHITVATTMFTPGGSHSEIEIPEILEQLRRQYPGVELCYAWPFDLTMVAKMLREQIARFN; encoded by the coding sequence ATGGGAACAGTGACGCGCGGCGTGATTTTGGTCGGGCATGGCGGCGTTCCGAAAGATTGTCCGCAAGAGTTGGTCACGAGATTGAAACGGTTGGAAGCCCAGCGGCGGGCTGCCAAGACTCCGCCTACGCGGGAAGAACGCGATCTGGATATGAAAATTCGACGCTGGCCGAGAACTCCGGCCACCGACCCCTATCAACCAGGTCTCGAAGCGGTGGCTGCTCAGTTGCGTACACAGCTGGACGGGGTACTCTTTGCGGTGGCCTACAACGAATTTTGTGCACCGACGCTGGAAGAGTCGGTGGAGGACCTCATCAAGAAAGGCGCAACCCACATTACCGTGGCGACGACCATGTTCACTCCGGGCGGGTCGCACTCGGAGATCGAGATTCCGGAGATCCTTGAGCAACTGCGAAGACAGTATCCGGGCGTTGAACTCTGCTATGCGTGGCCGTTTGATCTCACGATGGTGGCGAAGATGCTTCGGGAGCAGATTGCAAGGTTCAACTGA